In Plasmodium vivax chromosome 14, whole genome shotgun sequence, the genomic window GGTCGCCCCCCGTGCTTTGACGTGGAGTGCAGGCCCCCAAAAAGCGTCACGATTAAGCGGCAAAAGTGATCTCCAGAGTTGAGCGGCAAATGTGGCTGCCAAACGTGGCTGCCAAACGTGGCTGCCAAACGTGGCTGCTAAACGTGACGGCCAAACGTGATCGCCAAACGTGACTGCCAAACCGCGCGCGGATGCGAAAAATCCCAAACAGGCAGTTACGTTCTTCCGTGCGAGGACGCGTACACGTTCGCCTTCATTTGGAAAATCGtaactcaaaaaaaaaaaaaaaaagccaaaatttgagttaaaaatggagaaaggagaaataaaaaaaaaatatttgcaaatatCTGTACGTACGTAagagttaataaaaaaatggaaaaggaaaaacgccAAATTTGTtgcgcttttatttttcatgtgCCAGGGGGGGTGGTGCCGCGCGTTTTCTGTTTTGCGTGGGCACAGTTGGCGTGTTTGTAGGTGGGCATGCGCAACGGGTAGCCAAGCGCGCGGTGGTTCTCCACCTGGAGGGGTGTTTCCTCACGGGGGGTGCTGCCTTCTCATGGGGGGTGCTGCCTTCACATGGAGGGGGTAGCTCCCCTCATGGGGTGCGTGTATGCCCAAGTATATGCGCATCTCCGTGGCTACCTGTGGCGTGTACTCAAGCTGGGTAGCCAAATGGGAACCGCGCcagtggtgaagcggcgttgactttaaaggggaaaatttcAGCGCGCCatggaggaggggaaaaataattttttaacctgTATGCTGGGtgacattttatatttatgccACGGCAGTTTCGTTTCGTTTGGGTGAGATTCGCCGCGCGGgttgaaaaggggggcatACCTGGTTGAATGTCCCTACGTATGTAGTTGTGCGGTTTGCACGAGGTTGCCCATCCGATTGAGGGAGACTTCCCACCCGCTTGCACGCACTGCGCCGCGCCACAGGTCAGTCAAGTTTACACTGCGCGGAAGAACGGAGAAGCCGTAAAATGGCATACGGCGTTGGGAAACCATGCGAGGGGCGTAAAAGAACTGTTCGTCGCTTTACGCAGGCGGGACGCTTCCCACACTGAGAAGCGCGCCGTGGGTGTTGTTTCACGGgtagggggggagaagttcaGTCTGACCGCCGCCTTAAGAGCCCCCAACAAGCTGCCTACAACAGGCAACAAAGCGCAAGGAGGgcacaaaaacaaaagcgTATACGAATGAGGGGCACACGTGAAGGCCGCTAAACAAGCCAGGTGTAGCTGACCCGGGGGAGAAGAACAATAAAGTGGATGGTCActttgaaaaggggaaaaaaagaggagcaaTTCGCAGGTTGCAAACGTCTACCACATGCACATTATGCATGCCTCCCTCCATGGCGCCGCTTCCAAAAGGGCAGTCACTCCCCGTGCTTCTTCTTTCGCCACACCTTGGTCTGCACAGCAGGGTCGAAGGGGTAGGAGCTGAgcggaaataaaaagttcGTGAGTTCGACGAATTGCGGGGGAGTCAACTGCTGGGGCCTCAAATGACAAACAGATGGCGGGAGCTGAAGCTCCTTTGTGGTGGAGTATTTCGCCAGGAGAGGCTTCAAACTGGACTTAagtttcttcctcctctgctgAAACGAATGtcttaaaatttcttttaaaaaaagtaaattgcAATTAAGGCTGGactgtttaaaaataattttcatcaCAGCAGCTTCCACCTTGGGAACCGGGTAGAAGGCCGAGCTGgggattttaaaaagcaaataAGGGGATGTATACAAATTAAAGAGTATGCTTAGGATAGAATAGCTCTTCTCATTTACTTTGGAGACAATCCTCTGGCCAACTTCATATTGAATGGTCACGATGGCTTGCTCAATGTAGTGGTGGTAATCGAGGAGGCAGAACAATATTTGGGAGGTTATATAAAAGGGTAAGTTTCCTATTACCGTCAATTTGGTGGCTTTGCTTTCGGAGAGGtctttgtaatttatttGCAACACATCGTCGTGGATGAAGTCAAAGCCGGGCATGGTTCTGCTCAGCACGGATAAGGCTCGGCTGTCTATTTCTACGgccgtcatttttttatattttgcgAAGAGGAATTTGCTTATTTGCCCGAGTCCGCACCCCAGCTCGATGATTCCCTTCCCCTGGTCTCTCACGCTTTGGAAGGCGGGGCCATCCGGGTTGGCGGCCTCCTCATCCGGGTTCGCGGCGCAATTATGCGGATTAGCGGCGGAGCCATCCGGGTTGGCGGCCTCCTCATCCGGGTTTGCGACTTCCTCATCTGCCCTGGCAACTCCCTTGTGGCCGTCGTTACCCGCGCGGTGCTCGGTCCGATTCTTCGtccgcttccccttccgcttctgctcccccttcgcgccgcccccccgccGAGTGCCAACCCGGTTGTCCTTCAGGTAAAACGCATCGGCACCCAGCTCAATCGCGCTGACCATTTTCTGAATGATATTTTCATCCTTTAAATAATTCTGCCCCAAACTTCTCTTTGGCTTGAACTCCCTCGAGGGTATTTTAGTTCTGAGGATGTTCTGATCTCCACCCGGTTGCTCCAGGGGGTATATGGTTATCCCTTCGAAGGTCCTGCCGATGAAtttgttttctccttcatcGTGGATCTCCCCCCCATGAGGGGAGGAGTCTTGCAGATCATCATTTTGGCTGGGCTCTTTGGAAAACGGGGGGTTATGCGGTGTGAGGTTGTTTTCACGTCTACCTCGATTGGGGCgccctcctttttgttgcaACCGGTTCGATGGCCACGCCGAGTGAATGTAATGAACAACCGGGAGTTGTCTCCTTTTCCGCGCGCTGCCTACGGTTGCGAAGCCGCAGCGCCGTTTGAGTAGGCGCGTCTGTGCATGGTTGGcctctttaaaaaggaaactcTTGATTTTGAGGAAAATAGCGAGGCAAATGGTGAGTTTAACTCCCCGTTTATTCATTCATTCGGTCGGCTGGGCGGTAGGTGGTTCGTTCGTTCATTCGTCCGTTCGCTCATCCGTTCGCGCTTTCCTTGGTCCATTCGTCTAtccgttcattttttttttcctctttttctttactttCCGCTCTTCCTTTGCGCAGTGTGGACGCGGGGGCTGCTCTGTTAGCCACCTGCCGAGGGGTCGTCCTATTCTCCTTTCGAGGTGAATCACCGTCAGTAGGTTAACCAGCCAATGGGCATCACGCAGCAGGCGAAAATGGgattcccccgtttggcatCCAACGATTTAAGACCCGCTGCGAAACGAGGGCATTCTAACCGCTTGCCCCTCCAAATgagtggagaaaaaaaattccgacCAGGTGGGTATAAGTGCCTCTTTTTCTGTCGATTAACGGATGAAGCGTGGGAAATATCTCCAGAAAGGTATATAATGGTGTGGGGTTTCCAAAACGGCAAAggtatatttaattatgaGCAGTGCATAAGTAGCGTAGCAGTGACCCGCATAGGTACCTGCCTGATGAAAATCGGCGCATACCGCTTTGCATGCTCACCTTCGCACTGCGGTGTTCTACGTATGCCCAAAGAATGCGACACTGaacggggagaaaaaatccgactggaaaaggggaagcggagtgccttttttgcatttgcTAAAATTAGCAGCctcgcttcttccctttttttgcgcaatttGCGAAAAATTTAAGAATAACTTGCGAAAAACTTGCAAAAcaattgtaaaaaagttGACTAGCTTTTTCGCGATTTTTGGCTAACCGTAGCCACTTTTCACATGcactgttcaggtaaaaggctaaaaaaaaaaaaaaaagcaaagtaAAGCGAAGGGCAGCAAACAATTCGAAGCATCTTTTCCAAACGGAGGGCGCATAACCCACCGACGTTTTCACCCTCATTCGTGAGTAATTctgcataaaaaaaggggcatttttttccagccGAAGTGACCTAGGTGATCCTCTTCTCACCTTGCGCGAAGTTAAGGGAACCTTCAGCATATTAAGCGTGAGGAGCAACGCGGCACggaggaagagcaaaaaaaatgactaaGGCAGAGAACGAGAACggcttcaccattttgcaacCGGTGGAGGCGGAGCCCATATCCGTGCTGGATCACGTGAACGACATCATCgccaagaagaagagggagaagcagaacaaaaaggaacacttAAACGAGTGGGGAAatatgaagaggaaggagaaaacgGACGAGTTAAAACTGCAGTGGAAATTAATACAGCATGAAAATTTAGCGGAAAAAGGTGAATACCATAAGGttaaaaaggatgaaaagaTGCCTCAGTTTTTCCAAGTCGCTACTCTAGTGAATGGGAACCATAAGATAAAAGTGGGAGCCGGACAGGAATCGCAGTCGTTGCATACTTCGAACAGGCGAAAGAAGAAATGCCTGTCCGCCCTCCAGCAGTTGGAGAGAGACCAGGATATGAAGGACTGGTGCGTGAAGAGGTACACGAAAATTCAGAGGGAGAAGAACATCGGGGGGAAGTCCTTCGTCCGGAAGCAGCGAAGGCAGCTGctgaaaatgaagaagtcGTAGCTGGGCCGCCTTCGGCCTTTGCACAGTTATGCTGCACGCGTGGGGGGCAGGTAGGATAATTCTGCCATGCCACGGGGGTGCCCCGGGGTGAAGTGAACGCCGCGCCCTGCGCACCAGCATATGCTCAGCTTGTTTTTGTGAGTGGCCTCGCGTGCGTCTGCGCGCGTCCCCGTTGCGCCCACGTTGCGCCCAcgtttttccaattttgccccaatttttccccaatttttttgttttcctgcCCATTATGGGAAAGTCCCCCgcctacattttttttttttggcgaaaCTGTTAACATTAAAGTGGTTATTTGGttttactttattatattatattttatttttttgcgatgccccttttttggctcATCTGTGGGGAGGCAGAAAAAGTTGCGTTCTCAGGGGTGGTGAAAATAAGCGGCCGAAATGGGCGTCGTTCTCGTAAATCGGGGCGGCCGCAAGATAGCCGCAAAATAGCTGCAGCGTATCTCAGAAAAGTTGCAAactgccgctttgccgctgTTCGGCTAAACCCCGTAGAGGTCGAGGCCGAAGTTCTTGAGGGTGTCGACGAAGAGCTGGATGACGCGCTGCGTGGTGACGCGCTCGGTGAAGTTGGGGTGGGTGATCGCGTTGATGATGTTGACGTGCCTGTCCACGAAGACGTACAGCTCGGAGAGGGACGGGAAGAAGGTCTTGAACTTGTCAATGTTTTTGATGAACTCCAGGAAGTACTTAAAGGACATGTTATTCTGCAGGAAGAGCTGCGTTACAtgactgttcaggtaaaactTGATGTTTTGAAAGCGGAAGGAAGCGGCTTCTTCATTATTGGCGTCCATAAAGTTGGCAATAGTACCACTGATGACCGCGTAGGGGGAATTGACCTGATCGGATGGAGCTTTAGCCTTGCGAACCTGTTCGAAGAAAGGCTGTAGATTGTTAACTACATCGTCTACGTTAATGTAAAAGTCCTTGTAACCCATGTTGAAGATGTAGGAGGGTGGCATCTTAGACATAACAGTGCGCATGACAAATTTAGAAATTTCCGTAACGAAGTATCTAATTTTGAAGGACTCCACTTGGAGCTGCTTCTGAtccattttttcactctCCGGAATGAACTCTTTGATGAAATCTAGGAATAGGTCCTCCTCATTTATGTGGTAGTCAAAATTGATTTGGTTGTTCTGTACCTTCTCGGGGTGTTGCACAAAGGGGGATTGCAAAATGTTTAGCATCTTCTGCTCGGGGGAGAACTCCTCCTCACGGATGTAGTTGCCAAAGGGTTGGCAGTCCACTGTATCATCGTAGTGGTAGAAATTGAAGAGGCAGGGAAAGAGCTGCGATAGGAAGTGCACATACTTCTGGTACTTGCGTCCAAGCTGTATGTTGAGCTGCTCCTGCACATGGTCGTTGGCGAATTTGAAGGGGAGAACGGAATAGTCCAGGAGAACTTTCACAAAGAGGAAGTACAAATCGTGGATGGGCTGCGTCACATGGATGTTTTGAAAGAAGTCGTAAAGGTGTTTATAAACCTTCATGTAGAAGAGGTCATCTACCGAGGTGGTAATTTTCTCTTTCATGATGTCAAATTTGGGGAAAAGCAGCTTCTTCCTGGTCATGAAGTCCTTAAACTTTTGGTTCAGCTCGTCAAAGGTGATTTCCTCTTTGGTGAGAGTTTGAAGCAACATTTTGAATGACTGCTCGTCGAAGAGGTCCTTCAAGTGGAGGTTCTCCTGGAAGAGGCTTTTCTTATGAACATGGTCATACTTGACCCTCCTGCTGAGGATAATTTTTGCGTCCTTAAAGTGCGGGTTATCTTGCAGCATCGACTGGTAGTTCCCATCGGTGACGTTCTTACTTTTGGTGAAGAGGTGGTTCAGCTTGAAGAAGGTCTCCAGtttgttctcctcctccgtttCGAAGGAGCTGCTGTTGCTATCCAGGAGGGACTCAAGCTGGTGGAAGAGATCCACCAACAGGTTTTCCGTCACTTCGGCAAAGTCCGTCTCGAAGAAGTTAACAATGTGAGAGCGCAAATAATGGGGGAGGGAGTGCACAAACTGGTGAAAGATTTTCACCGCGTCCAATTTGAAGGGCCTACCATACGAGAGGAGGTTCGCCGGGGAGTATCGTTCCAGGTACAGCTTCTCATTAGTGCAGTAAAGAATGAAGTTTAACTTATTGAGGATGTTATGGAAGAGGGAAATGAGCTTAATGTCGCTGTTATTGAGGAGGGGCTCCATCTGGATGTCAAAATAAGACACGGTGTGGTAGGATATTCTGGCGAGAAAGGAGTAGACCAATTTGGAGAGCATCGCCCGAGTGTTGTCATCAAATAGGGCACCGGAAAAGTATCGTTCCACGACAGAACTGACCTTCTCGTAGGTGAAGAAGTCCTTATTGTCTGGGTGCAGTAAGTACCTCCACATGTATACCAGCGATTGGACACGTTCGTATTGAaatttcccaattttttgtaaaaacagATCGTTCAGCTGGACGTCACTCGTGATGGAAAAAAGGTCCTTAAAGTCGAAGGAGGGGAATTTTTCTAAACAAGTCAAACTTGCTTTTATGGAGTACTCGTTCAGCATATTTCGAAGGTCTggatttacaaaataaaaaaataatgttaacaTCTGGTTCAGGTCAATGTACCGGTAGTTATACGAACTAATACTGagtttctttctttcctcttctgTGTAATCCTGCACGTGATAGTATGGGGACATAAAGTGGTCCGGACTGGATGTAGCTACCTTGGCGAAGAAATAATCCACGAATTCGTCCAGCCCCTTCTTTATACCGCCTAACAGCTCGGTCGCAAATTGggggttttcctttttgaatgCTTCATACAGTGTTGGGTTCCCATCCAAGCTCTGCTGCACGGATAGCAGAAACTCGTGCAGCTTGGGGTTGTACTGCAACGTCGGGAAGGCGTCGCTCGGCCTTAGGAATTGCAGCAcgtgcttcttcacctcgtCCCTAATGGTTGCCCGCTTGTAGtggctttttaaaatgctcaGGTAGGTCATCACCCTGCTTTTGCGGTCCCTTTTCTGTATGTCGTCCATCTTGACCTGCACCCCGAGGAGCTCCAAAAGGGTCAGGATGTAAATGCTCAGCGTGTCCTGCTTCACGAAGAAGACGTTGGAGTTGTCCAGAATTATTTCGCTCAGGGTGATGATGTCCCGCACGTTGATCGCGTTGGGGGTGGCCTTCAAATATTTCAGCACCTCCAAAATGGCGTCGTAGCTGAGGCTGCTCTGTTTGAGGTAGTCCGCCGCCGTTTGGAGGATGGCGGGTAAGTGGGCCTCCCAATTGGTAGCTTCGATATtgggctccccccccttcattGTGAACCCCAAATGGGTCAGGTAATTCTTCACACTTCCCGGCGCGATGTGCCCCTCCGGGGTGAGCAGCTTCAAGCTGGTCAGCTCCTCCTTATCGAAGAGCGTGAGGGGGGGGCCCTTCACCTCCACGATGTTGTACACCTTCACGTGCATGTAGTCCTTGAGGGAGTCCAGCTTCCCCGTCCGCACCAGTTTGtccttcacaattttgtcaaCCACGTAGACGTCTTTGATTTCCTTCAACTTGTAGGGGAAGGtctgctccttcttcatcACGCGCAGGTACTTCTGCTTGTCCGCGGCTTCCCCCCAGGAGAATCCCCACGAGCCTCCCCAGATGTCTCCCCCGTATTGGAGAAGCACCGGTTCGTCCAAAGCGGCATTGGCCCGACTGTCTATAAACTCTGCTAACTTCAGCCTAGACTTCTTCGCCGCATCGTAGGAGTTATTATACACCATTTCGGCTCTTTCGATGTACTTTTTCAGGATGGCTAGATACCATAGGACTTTATCTGATGTGTACCTGTAGTGGATGCCGAAGTGGATTGCCTTATTCTGCGTATCTGTGAGTACCTTCCCTAGCGAGTTCAAAGCGAAGTATCTCTTCAGCAGTGCAGTATGTGCCAGTTCGCTTTCTCTatcctcatttttaatacccccactttggaaaaaatcTGGGTTTGTCAAAATGTAGCTGAAGTCTACTATATGAACTCCATTCCGCAGAGAATGTATCATGTTCTTCAAATGGGCAATGTTCCTCTTGAGGTAGGTGAGAGCACCAGGCTGCTTTCCACCCCCTTGCTTTTTCACCAGCTGCTTGTACGATTTGAGTTCCTTTCGGAAGCTCTCCAACTTTTCCGCAAACATTTTCTCGTTTCTATCCAACTGGGCGGAGAACTTCTCGTCGATGTTCTTCTCATCATTTGGCAGCCTCAAATAGTCTTGCGTGTTGATGATGTGGTACTTGTAGAAGAGGACGTCTTCATTAAACGtctttatcattttggtgagtgcattattttctatatcCGTTTCGATCATAATTTCTATCATAAAAGtttctaaatttttcttgtctgttttttttacaagttGGGGGAGTAGAAACTTTACCGTTTCTGGGGGGTCCTTCTCACTATCACTGATGACGAAGTTGAGGTCCTTCATGAAGACGTCCCTCCTGATGTAGAGCTTTTCCCGCTTGTGTTCTTCATTCTCAATGTTGGTGACTATCTCCTTCAGTTCTTCCCTCTTTGCATCATTTTTCGAGCTAATCTGctcatttttctccattttgtggagCTTTTCACCGATTTGTATGTCCAACTCCACGTgcttcttcttaattttgaGGGCGTGGAGGAGGAGCCTCGCTTCGTCAATGTCGTAATTGATTTGGTCCACATCGTTGAGCAGTTCCTTGGTGAGGTCCTCCATGCGCCTGTACTCCCCTGCGTCTTTGTCCGAAAGGGGCACCAGCGCATCTATGTGCAGTTTGCAGTCTTTGTGCTCTTTGACTATTTCAAAGCGGAAGAGTCTGAAGCGTTTTTCCAGGTGGTCTATGGCGTCCATTTTGATGAGCACCTGTTGGTACTTCTCCGAAATggattcaaaatgggttctaaGATTTGCGGTATCCGCTTTGTTCTTTTCGATTCTCTGCTTTAGCGTGGCAATCTCCGCGTTGAGcgcctccttcttcttcttcccctccggGGTTTCGTCCGTCTTGTAGCTGGCCAAGCTTCCCTCCAGGAGCTTCAAATCGTTGGGGTAGTTAACATTTTGCCTCACAATTTGGAAaacctttttcttcatttttagcttctcatttttgatgGACTCCAAGTCGATTAGGACTTCCACATGGAGGTCCTTGTAAAGCTCCGGGAATATTTCGTCAAGTTTGTTTATAACTTGCTGGCGAATGATTTGAAGCTCGTTCCTAATGATGGCGTCTTTCTCCTCGTAGTGCAATTTGATATGCTTCCTAAAAGCAATGtccatattttttgaaatgatCCTCCTAGCCTTGGCATACTCCACTTTGTAGGAATCCTTTTTGGTCTTATATATTTTGGTGAAGGTCTTTGTATATTCTGCCTCATCGTAACTGGGAGCTAGATCCTGCATCACTCGGATAGAGTACATGAGGGCCTCCCTAAATTGGTTCAGtatggttttttttctcgtccCAAGGGATATTCTAAATTTGCCATAAAACCTCTTTCCGCATTCTTCCATGAGGTccttttgatattttttaaaattctgcATAATGAGTCCTGCGGTGATGGTGTACATGCCGTCTTCACCTTTGGCCATCATTTTGTCCAGTTGCGTGTCGATGTCCGCCTTATACTCgagtatgtttttttttttgctttcttgGTTCTTCACTTTGGCGCTTAAGTCTTCGAAGAGCTTTTCGTTCTCCTTGACTACCTGCTCCTTCAGCTTTTCATAATCGgggactcctttttttttgagcgaTTTGTACACCTGCCTGAGTTTTGCTTCAATTTCTGCTACCACTTGGAAGCCAGAATCGACTCCTTTTTCGTAGACTCTTTTCATTTGGTCATGCAGGATGTTAATAGAGTTGGTATAGTAATACGATTCTGGGGTTTCGTTCTCTCGATCGGGTTTTCTCACCACTCCGTTTCGTAggtcttcttcttttctctttctttcatattccttttcttctgcaAGGCCTGCTTGATATTCCCTTTCAAATTTCTGATCGTCATCTGGTTCtgatttttcttcttccgcttccaaTTTTTGGGTCTCCAATTCGTGTTTCTTATCCGTCTCTGCGATGttgtcttcttcttctttttttttccttgcctCTTCTTCGTTCCTCTGTTGCGCGTATGCCTTTCTTTCCTTTATGAGCTCCGCCTCGACAATCTGCCTGAGTTCAttgtatttgtttttttcccgtgCGTACACATCTGCGTGGTTTTCATCCGCGGTGTTTTCCTCCTGCGCCTCCTTCGCTTCCTTCGACTCTTCGTCGTCCTCGTCGTCGGGCACGTCGTCGTCGTCGCTGTCGTAATCGCCGCCGTACACGCTGTCGTAGTAGCCGCCGTAATCACCGCCGTCATCGCCTGTCTCTCCGCTGAGGAGGCGCCCGCGCGGCTTCTCTTCCACCTGGGCCATGGACAGGAGGGAGGCGGGCCACGCAGAGCCGCCCGAACCCAGGGGGAAGAGCGCCACCACTTCGTTGAGAAATTTGTCCAACGTGTCCACCTTCTTGGAGTCCTTATGCTCGAGCAGAATCTGCTTCATCTGGGTGTCCCCCTGGAAGAAGTTCACCGCCATGTGGTACGTGTTGTAAAAGAGAGCGATTCCATATTTCATGCTTAAGAAATCGTAGGTGctggcaaaatggggataaaTTTTCTGAACCCATGGGGTGGTGGCTAGCACCTTGTCCATATTTTGAGCGTTGGGAAGGTCCCCATGTGAGCTACCAATGCGGTAGAAATTTTTGAAGATGTCTCGGTAGATGGACTCCACGATGAAGAGCAAATCGTTGTTCTCCCTAAAGAGCAGGTAGCCACTTCTCGTTTTGGTGGGATAACTAGGCATTAGAAATATGTTcactttttgaagaaggtaGGCAAAGATGGTGGCTCCGATCCGGGGGGAGATGTCCACCCCTGTGATGTTTACAAGGTTGGTGACAAAATCGATCATGTCATTTTCGGTACAGTTGAGGATGAAGTTTCTGGAAAAGAGGTGATGAATTAGCTTGAGGTCT contains:
- a CDS encoding dimethyladenosine transferase, putative (encoded by transcript PVX_101390A; Apicoplast targeted protein. Curated by Stuart Ralph, Walter and Eliza Hall Institute of Medical Research, Australia.) is translated as MNKRGVKLTICLAIFLKIKSFLFKEANHAQTRLLKRRCGFATVGSARKRRQLPVVHYIHSAWPSNRLQQKGGRPNRGRRENNLTPHNPPFSKEPSQNDDLQDSSPHGGEIHDEGENKFIGRTFEGITIYPLEQPGGDQNILRTKIPSREFKPKRSLGQNYLKDENIIQKMVSAIELGADAFYLKDNRVGTRRGGGAKGEQKRKGKRTKNRTEHRAGNDGHKGVARADEEVANPDEEAANPDGSAANPHNCAANPDEEAANPDGPAFQSVRDQGKGIIELGCGLGQISKFLFAKYKKMTAVEIDSRALSVLSRTMPGFDFIHDDVLQINYKDLSESKATKLTVIGNLPFYITSQILFCLLDYHHYIEQAIVTIQYEVGQRIVSKVNEKSYSILSILFNLYTSPYLLFKIPSSAFYPVPKVEAAVMKIIFKQSSLNCNLLFLKEILRHSFQQRRKKLKSSLKPLLAKYSTTKELQLPPSVCHLRPQQLTPPQFVELTNFLFPLSSYPFDPAVQTKVWRKKKHGE
- a CDS encoding hypothetical protein, conserved (encoded by transcript PVX_101395A); the encoded protein is MTKAENENGFTILQPVEAEPISVLDHVNDIIAKKKREKQNKKEHLNEWGNMKRKEKTDELKLQWKLIQHENLAEKGEYHKVKKDEKMPQFFQVATLVNGNHKIKVGAGQESQSLHTSNRRKKKCLSALQQLERDQDMKDWCVKRYTKIQREKNIGGKSFVRKQRRQLLKMKKS
- a CDS encoding hypothetical protein, conserved (encoded by transcript PVX_101400A); translated protein: MRISLCAALLGLLCGLANCRKGLNFDQIIKYLKETKVIAENIPDTLEDAIQIVPPYLIYKYKGKVYYLHNNVDITPVEEKRPDPVFPMPENELDAMSPLECHPMVPGSAAAGSGTPHQSASSGEAVDTIQMVMDEDTGIMVPTNTKEIIEKEKLTTEVFSIPKDPQWSAEEKEKNANVYLFGKENSTVYKVTEIIKYIESKDMCKNIQMGYERFYSKAPSYADELGGATDEKTPKVVHNVDMKDYSSFLTALHILFRKDEEIGGKKIYKINNVPKTDLQLFIKQAYKNIHDTLKNYIAVSGFSFYDYSYDVGSFSIDVFINDFFFLSSSNNKDRGTFKNVTSSIKYASTAKDKLSVYKIEKAIKDFLAESNLRVLDLKLIHHLFSRNFILNCTENDMIDFVTNLVNITGVDISPRIGATIFAYLLQKVNIFLMPSYPTKTRSGYLLFRENNDLLFIVESIYRDIFKNFYRIGSSHGDLPNAQNMDKVLATTPWVQKIYPHFASTYDFLSMKYGIALFYNTYHMAVNFFQGDTQMKQILLEHKDSKKVDTLDKFLNEVVALFPLGSGGSAWPASLLSMAQVEEKPRGRLLSGETGDDGGDYGGYYDSVYGGDYDSDDDDVPDDEDDEESKEAKEAQEENTADENHADVYAREKNKYNELRQIVEAELIKERKAYAQQRNEEEARKKKEEEDNIAETDKKHELETQKLEAEEEKSEPDDDQKFEREYQAGLAEEKEYERKRKEEDLRNGVVRKPDRENETPESYYYTNSINILHDQMKRVYEKGVDSGFQVVAEIEAKLRQVYKSLKKKGVPDYEKLKEQVVKENEKLFEDLSAKVKNQESKKKNILEYKADIDTQLDKMMAKGEDGMYTITAGLIMQNFKKYQKDLMEECGKRFYGKFRISLGTRKKTILNQFREALMYSIRVMQDLAPSYDEAEYTKTFTKIYKTKKDSYKVEYAKARRIISKNMDIAFRKHIKLHYEEKDAIIRNELQIIRQQVINKLDEIFPELYKDLHVEVLIDLESIKNEKLKMKKKVFQIVRQNVNYPNDLKLLEGSLASYKTDETPEGKKKKEALNAEIATLKQRIEKNKADTANLRTHFESISEKYQQVLIKMDAIDHLEKRFRLFRFEIVKEHKDCKLHIDALVPLSDKDAGEYRRMEDLTKELLNDVDQINYDIDEARLLLHALKIKKKHVELDIQIGEKLHKMEKNEQISSKNDAKREELKEIVTNIENEEHKREKLYIRRDVFMKDLNFVISDSEKDPPETVKFLLPQLVKKTDKKNLETFMIEIMIETDIENNALTKMIKTFNEDVLFYKYHIINTQDYLRLPNDEKNIDEKFSAQLDRNEKMFAEKLESFRKELKSYKQLVKKQGGGKQPGALTYLKRNIAHLKNMIHSLRNGVHIVDFSYILTNPDFFQSGGIKNEDRESELAHTALLKRYFALNSLGKVLTDTQNKAIHFGIHYRYTSDKVLWYLAILKKYIERAEMVYNNSYDAAKKSRLKLAEFIDSRANAALDEPVLLQYGGDIWGGSWGFSWGEAADKQKYLRVMKKEQTFPYKLKEIKDVYVVDKIVKDKLVRTGKLDSLKDYMHVKVYNIVEVKGPPLTLFDKEELTSLKLLTPEGHIAPGSVKNYLTHLGFTMKGGEPNIEATNWEAHLPAILQTAADYLKQSSLSYDAILEVLKYLKATPNAINVRDIITLSEIILDNSNVFFVKQDTLSIYILTLLELLGVQVKMDDIQKRDRKSRVMTYLSILKSHYKRATIRDEVKKHVLQFLRPSDAFPTLQYNPKLHEFLLSVQQSLDGNPTLYEAFKKENPQFATELLGGIKKGLDEFVDYFFAKVATSSPDHFMSPYYHVQDYTEEERKKLSISSYNYRYIDLNQMLTLFFYFVNPDLRNMLNEYSIKASLTCLEKFPSFDFKDLFSITSDVQLNDLFLQKIGKFQYERVQSLVYMWRYLLHPDNKDFFTYEKVSSVVERYFSGALFDDNTRAMLSKLVYSFLARISYHTVSYFDIQMEPLLNNSDIKLISLFHNILNKLNFILYCTNEKLYLERYSPANLLSYGRPFKLDAVKIFHQFVHSLPHYLRSHIVNFFETDFAEVTENLLVDLFHQLESLLDSNSSSFETEEENKLETFFKLNHLFTKSKNVTDGNYQSMLQDNPHFKDAKIILSRRVKYDHVHKKSLFQENLHLKDLFDEQSFKMLLQTLTKEEITFDELNQKFKDFMTRKKLLFPKFDIMKEKITTSVDDLFYMKVYKHLYDFFQNIHVTQPIHDLYFLFVKVLLDYSVLPFKFANDHVQEQLNIQLGRKYQKYVHFLSQLFPCLFNFYHYDDTVDCQPFGNYIREEEFSPEQKMLNILQSPFVQHPEKVQNNQINFDYHINEEDLFLDFIKEFIPESEKMDQKQLQVESFKIRYFVTEISKFVMRTVMSKMPPSYIFNMGYKDFYINVDDVVNNLQPFFEQVRKAKAPSDQVNSPYAVISGTIANFMDANNEEAASFRFQNIKFYLNSHVTQLFLQNNMSFKYFLEFIKNIDKFKTFFPSLSELYVFVDRHVNIINAITHPNFTERVTTQRVIQLFVDTLKNFGLDLYGV